The Hippoglossus stenolepis isolate QCI-W04-F060 chromosome 11, HSTE1.2, whole genome shotgun sequence genome includes a window with the following:
- the LOC118117756 gene encoding gastrula zinc finger protein XlCGF57.1, whose amino-acid sequence MCAVQLLRVSVHERISAAAEDFLLQVEKGEETAQVPALRALLTERLTAAAKEIAAVFEETVAEYEDRLERSEREICRQRRLLDAVMKPEIRLHRVDFLQLVVSKEEVPPEQQQWSPLADQEDPEPSHIKEEQEEPWTNQEGEQLQQLEEADIKFTLTPFAVKSEEDEEKPQSSQLHQSQNEENRADGGKPEPARNSGPDGFLQPGSEDKTEDSSGTEDSEDDWMKTREPQPHIRNNKQPLSDMRCKTDKKPFNCSECGKSFRLKDQLRIHLTIHTGERPFSCSECGKRFIRKNQLNVHMRIHTGEKPFSCTQCAERFRHWDQLNVHMRIHTGEKPFNCSECGKIFTHKAKVNTHMKVHTGEKPFSCTQCEKKFSRSANLKTHLRMHTGEKPFCCPECGKRFRQLGDLKTHFRVHTGEKPFSCSQCDKAFKQKSELNSHMAVHTGEKPFSCSECDKAFKHKAEVNSHMKVHTGEKPFSCTQCDKKFSHSANLKTHLTMHTGEKPFCCPECGKRFRQSGDLKTHLRVHTGEKPFSCAQCDKKFSHSANLRTHLTMHTGEKPFCCSQCGKRFRQKSTLTRHMRNHRGEQ is encoded by the exons ATGTGCGCCGTGCAGCTGCTGCGGGTGTCGGTACATGAGCGGATCAGCGCTGCCGCTGaagactttctgctgcaggtggagaaaggGGAAGAAACGGCTCAAGTCCCGGCGCTGAGAGCGCTGCTCACCGAGCGGCTAACGGCGGCGGCGAAGGAGATCGCCGCTGTGTTTGAGGAAACCGTGGCGGAGTACGAAGACAGACTGGAGCGGTCAGAGCGGGAGATCTGCcgccagaggaggctgctcgATGCCGTGATGAAGCCCGAAATAAGGCTGCACAGAGTAG ACTTCCTGCAACTGGTGGTGAGTAAAGAAGAGGTTccccctgagcagcagcagtggagcccTCTTGCGGACCAGGAGGACCCAGAGCCCTCCcacattaaagaggaacaggaggaaccttggaccaatcaggagggagagcagcttcaACAACTGGAGGAGGCTGATATCAAGTTCACATTGACTCCTTTTGctgtgaagagtgaagaagaCGAAGAGAAACCTCAGTCGTCACAGCTTCATCAGAGTCAGAATGAGGAGAACAGAGCGGACGGTGGAAAACCAGAACCAGCCAGGAACTCAGGTCCTGATGGATTTTTACAACCAGGTTCTGAGGACAAGACCGAAGACTCTTCTGGGACTGAAGACAGTGAAGATGATTGGATGAAGACCAGGGAGCCTCAGCCTCATataagaaacaacaaacagccaTTAAGTGATATGAGATGTAAAACTGATAAGAAACCATTTAattgctctgagtgtggtaaaagttTTAGACTAAAGGACCAGCTGAGAATACACTTGAcaattcatacaggagagagaccatttagttgctctgagtgtggcAAAAGATTTATACGTAAGAACCAGCTGAATgtacatatgaggattcatacaggagagaaaccctTTAGTTGCACTCAGTGTGCAGAAAGATTTAGACATTGGGACCAGCTGAATgtacatatgaggattcataccggagagaaaccatttaattgttctgagtgtggtaaaatatttacacataaaGCCAAggtaaatacacacatgaaagttcatacaggagagaaaccatttagttgcactcagtgtgaaaaaaaattTAGCCGTTCGGCTAATTTAAAGACACACTTGAGAAtgcatacaggagagaaaccattttgTTGCcctgagtgtggtaaaagatttagacAATTGGGTGATTTAAAGACGCACTTTAGAGTACATACGGGAGAGAAACCCTTTAGTTGCTCTCAGTGTGATAaagcatttaaacaaaaatcaGAGTTAAATTCACACATGGCAGTTCATActggagagaaaccatttagttgttCTGAGTGTGATAAAGCATTTAAACATAAAGCCGAGGTAAACTCACACATGAAagttcatacaggagagaaaccatttagttgcaCTCAGTGTGATAAAAAATTTAGCCATTCGGCTAATTTAAAGACACACTTGACAATGCATACAGGAGAGAAGCCATTTTGTTGCcctgagtgtggtaaaagatttagacAATCGGGTGATTTAAAGACGCACTTGAGAGtacatacaggagagaaaccatttagttgcgCTCAGTGTGATAAAAAATTTAGCCATTCGGCTAATTTAAGGACACACTTGACAAtgcatacaggagagaaaccattttgTTGCTCtcagtgtggtaaaagatttcgCCAAAAGTCCACTTTAACGAGACATATGAGGAATCATAGAGGAGAGCAGTGA
- the LOC124854469 gene encoding gastrula zinc finger protein XlCGF8.2DB-like: protein METREPQSGLNIRNNKQPLSDMRCKTDKKPFSCSECGKTFSRKQMLNVHMTIHTGEKPFGCSECGKRFRLKAKLTVHMKIHTGEKPFSCSECGKRFRVKDKLTVHMTIHKEERPFSCSECGYRFRRKDQLTVHMKTHTLEKSLSCSECGYRCNHKHYLKLHMRIHTGEKPYNCSECGKTFRYKNQLNVHMIIHTGNKPFGCSECGKAFQQKSEVISHMAVHTGEKPLGCSECGKRFIQKNQLNVHMRIHTGEKPFSCTQCAERFRLKHQLNVHMRIHTREKPFVALSGKCRLEATQV, encoded by the coding sequence ATGGAGACCAGGGAGCCTCAGTCTGGTTTGAATataagaaacaacaaacagcctTTAAGTGATATGAGATGTAAAACTGAtaagaaaccatttagttgttCTGAATGTGGTAAAACATTTAGCCGAAAACAAATGCTGAATGTACATATGACGATTCATACGGGAGAGAAACCATTtggttgctctgagtgtggcAAAAGATTTAGACTAAAGGCCAAGCTAACTGTACATATGAaaattcatacaggagagaaaccatttagttgctctgagtgtggtaaaagatttagaGTAAAGGACAAGCTAACTGTACATATGACAATACATAAAGAAGAGAgaccatttagttgctctgagtgtggttaTAGATTTAGACGAAAGGACCAGCTAACTGTACATATGAAGACTCATACATTAGAGAAATCActtagttgctctgagtgtggttaTAGATGTAACCACAAACATTATTTAAAGTTACATATGAgaattcatacaggagagaaaccatatAATTGTTCTGAATGTGGTAAAACATTTAGATATAAGAACCAGCTGAATGTACATATGATTATTCATACAGGAAACAAACCATTtggttgctctgagtgtggtaaagcATTTCAACAAAAATCTGAGGTAATTTCACACATGGCAGTTCATACTGGAGAGAAACCATTgggttgctctgagtgtggtaaaagatttataCAAAAGAACCAGCTGAATgtacatatgaggattcatacaggagagaaaccctTTAGTTGCACTCAATGTGCTGAAAGATTTAGACTTAAGCACCAGCTGAATgtacatatgaggattcatacaaGAGAGAAACCATTTGTTGCTCTGAGTGGTAAATGTCGACTGGAAGCAACACAAGTGTGA